In Hydractinia symbiolongicarpus strain clone_291-10 chromosome 13, HSymV2.1, whole genome shotgun sequence, a single genomic region encodes these proteins:
- the LOC130624062 gene encoding uncharacterized protein LOC130624062 isoform X2, giving the protein MTCTHLAKLWTFVIILVAVKYSDAQLRVLTTNIDSTTKTFPFPPINLNTKADVVIGRVRAEDSFDKSAIIEHYLVNVSYLLQDSYQPSVSDRPTPKWQSIAETKTINDCSLSTLLNYPELRRKFCIDHVTGDIKVTKYFNEAPPRSGTTILLKILYKSGARTYSRDVSPHSVRIFSSCDRMKQIYINMTKICWLNDVITQNIHTNKESVYTNDISIPTSAGITYISAISVDLTSDSFVTTEGNENPVALADIAKGRKFIVRVLAGVHNRKGNFTFLGIGTYYVQLDPPIKSSSKLPVLLTFSDLELGKVNFKQTKISLLSLPVKDFCENGAQCTISANKYYMEYQKYYKECRFEDNYLLYSKYGYCSDNMAPAVSRTTAQIDWDKLNLLRHPQLVIKDYTTGPNVFSYSIKQVVVKYINNNLQRINITAHANCTSKTYNVTLPLAYFCINEQTGALYTTIEAALVSPDDVFNVTIQVRDTENYPPRIIQPVFSISFKSVCKSTVALYRPVYKQCDKNASLATFSTVTPGTIDIITPSPSSTYYITGLYKGSGLSRQSLSHVGNFIRVRLESDGKAIETKHYNLGQYTAFNRPLLHEDNKKLYGITFTYYNATGKVESTYEYDTKEWRLVIIKKADYCTTGTNCVNLYRKFQKEYEKSFPIIESMCPDPDNSAFRTKYGYCNETSAPNVTKTEYDLFINIPYSETEVIPRDQPFYTSGNVFTYDIVKIISHGKFLGGSSRAPITLPTNCTKGYEDSPRRYFCINEKTGRVYTTSAIQGLVDLTTSFEIHVQITDDTSFPIRQIVARLNLKTTDKCAPASFLYQNLSSCVKYSTFSPTFVNTTAIFFRMRGKFQSIISLMFSKKDLQVENKTTIFVISAKVYIADGSIQQTATSSSILLSNLSLRAEVGLNLPSVLAGSSMEIFFIDHDTGKKININTDASYSLKFVKEYSCTSCVETYKNWRLQSVVAEKKSGAQCTSDPKFYARNFDVCIDPQPSFASPLSITSNIVTGMEVRITNCNYKSPYQFTNSYWLKDGTEKRNASTGDDGVIITKFSAFGDEVVDHSTNFPSYKVNDLVINRASITDQGSYQCAIESGSIKVMSKTIYLKLTDISETKFTMNIINRKWNEKLKTKKSTEFQQLETRLRRMIEDKLDAKECCGPKSNRFIEIDNFSNSSSVIAHGKVLFSSVTSPTRLSYCHRLPKIITDGNFGDLKVQDVNLLNFDCCLATTEGDENFKGRYTFPPTLAGTHTSLNCTYGSYVKGQQINRKCVFQAETGSKWSSLSLDVCQPKTETTKRLIALSNDTITADNVEETSSNLSNTVRNGELTNQFDINFISDIITTIIAVNRSNDQVTGNILDTVDSVMEADENLIVAANQQDQTSANILNQLEKLAQTQDFSNTGNLKIINKKHLAMGVIKPRQNSSLVFFSGNTGTAEINITQNADSSFSELSKAVCILPKEVVAESNDEAVYSFVFETDIFFLTANRNLSANTSKVHSLILSASVGRRHLENLSVPIELIFTKKVDISGKEKSVCKYWDASLNDSTTGYRSGGWSTRGCTTSTGEHPNQIKCSCNHLTNFALLLDVDQSGSNPLALQIVTWIGCGISLAGLFLTILTFTLFKNLRRKLPPKILISLCISLMAVLVIFLAGAEKTEPRIGCQVIAALLHYFILSTFFWMAVEGLNLYRNFVKVFSGGASNSRFLLKASLFAWGTPLVITGATAGAVSDFLGPASSEDPQFCVLRGTPFYFALIIPICIVMAGNFIVLILVIRGIKDGAKIKKESKKEENEKLTQARITFACSVLLGSTWLFAVLAVGDLRDFFQWLFCIFNSLQGLFIFIFYCFRNNEVKRHWRRFLGGQGLGEQSTWNKSKYNSRYTSASRVAQGTSFSRTRSDAKDERRPSNGNTILLRDKSIK; this is encoded by the exons atGACTTGTACCCATTTGGCAAAACTATGGACATTTGTTATCATTTTGGTTGCAGTCAAATATTCGG ATGCACAGTTGAGGGTATTAACGACCAACATAGactcaacaacaaaaacatttccCTTTCCACCAATCAATTTAAACACTAAAGCTGATGTTGTCATTGGACGAGTTAGAGCAGAAGACAGCTTTGACAAAAGCGCGATTATAGAACATTATTTAGTTAATGTTTCTTACTTATTGCAAGATAGCTACCAGCCGTCTGTATCTGATAGACCCA CACCAAAATGGCAATCAATTgctgaaacaaaaacaattaatgATTGTTCCCTCTCGACGTTATTAAACTATCCTGAACTTCGTCGCAAATTTTGCATCGACCATGTAACAGGAGACATAAAAGTGACTAAATACTTTAATGAAGCTCCTCCTAGAAGTGGTACCACAATATTGCTGAAAATTCTTTATAAATCTGGTGCCAGGACGTATTCACGCGACGTCAGTCCGCACTCTGTAAGGATATTCTCAAGTTGTGATCGTATGAAACAGATTTATATAAACATGACAAAAATATGCTGGCTTAATGACGTTATTACTCAAAATATACATACCAATAAAGAAAGTGTGTATACAAACGACATTAGCATACCGACATCCGCTGGAATTACTTATATTAGTGCCATTTCTGTAGATTTAACTTCCGATTCCTTTGTAACGACCGAGGGAAATGAAAATCCAGTTGCACTTGCAGATATTGCAAAAGGAAGAAAATTCATTGTGAGGGTCCTGGCAGGTGTTCACAACAGAAAGGGAAACTTTACCTTTTTAGGAATTGGAACCTATTACGTGCAACTTGATCCACCAATCAAATCTTCAAGTAAACTACCCGTTCTTCTAACTTTTTCTGATCTGGAACTTggaaaagttaattttaaacaaaccaaGATATCGTTATTAAGCCTACCGGTGAAAGATTTTTGTGAAAATGGAGCGCAATGTACAATTTCTGCAAACAAATATTATATGGAGTATCAAAAGTATTATAAGGAGTGCCGTTTTGAAGATAATTATTTGCTATACAGCAAGTATGGATATTGTAGTG ATAACATGGCACCAGCGGTTTCCAGAACGACAGCACAGATTGATTGGGATAAATTAAACTTACTGCGACACCCTCAACTGGTGATAAAAGATTATACCACTGGTCCAAATGTTTTTTCCTACAGTATTAAACAAGTTGTggtgaaatatataaataataatttacagcGAATCAATATTACTGCTCATGCTAACTGTACATCAAAAACTTATAATGTCACTCTACCTTTAGCTTATTTCTGCATAAATGAGCAAACAGGTGCCTTATACACAACAATTGAAGCCGCTCTTGTGTCACCAGATGACGTGTTTAATGTCACGATCCAAGTTAGAGATACTGAGAACTACCCACCAAGAATTATACAACCAGTATTTTCCATATCTTTTAAATCTGTTTGTAAAAGTACTGTTGCTTTATATAGACCTGTTTATAAACAGTGCGATAAAAATGCTTCGCTTGCAACATTTAGCACAGTAACTCCGGGCACGATAGATATTATCACGCCCTCGCCTTCAAGTACATATTATATTACCGGGCTGTACAAGGGAAGTGGCTTGAGTAGACAGTCTCTTAGTCATGTCGGGAACTTTATTCGGGTTAGATTAGAATCAGATGGAAAAGCAATTGAGACAAAACACTATAACCTTGGCCAGTACACAGCTTTTAACCGTCCACTTTTACACGAAGACAACAAGAAATTGTACGGCATAACATTCACGTATTATAACGCTACAGGTAAAGTTGAAAGCACATATGAATACGATACAAAAGAGTGGCGATTAGTTATTATAAAAAAGGCTGACTATTGCACTACTGGAACAAACTGCGTAAATTTATATCGCAAGTTTCAAAAAGAATACGAGAAAAGCTTTCCCATCATTGAGAGTATGTGCCCGGACCCGGACAACAGCGCATTCCGTACGAAGTATGGCTATTGCAACG AAACATCAGCACCAAATGTTACCAAGACAGAATATGATTTATTCATTAACATACCTTACAGTGAAACAGAAGTTATACCACGTGATCAGCCATTCTATACTTCAGGAAATGTGTTCACCTACGATATCGTTAAGATAATATCACACGGAAAGTTTCTGGGTGGCAGTTCAAGGGCGCCAATCACACTTCCGACTAACTGTACAAAGGGCTATGAAGACTCTCCAAGAAGATATTTTTGCATCAATGAAAAGACGGGCAGAGTATATACAACTAGTGCAATCCAAGGGCTGGTTGATTTAACTACATCTTTTGAAATTCATGTTCAAATTACAGATGATACATCATTTCCCATTCGACAGATTGTCGCACGTCTTAACCTTAAAACAACCGACAAATGTGCTCCAGCAAGTTTTCTTTATCAGAATTTGTCGTCATGCGTCAAGTATTCAACTTTTTCACCGACATTTGTCAATACAACAGCTATATTTTTTCGGATGAGAGGAAAGTTTCAAAGTATCATTAGTCTCATGTTCAGTAAGAAAGATCTGCAAGTTGAAAATAAAACCACAATATTTGTGATTTCAGCAAAAGTTTACATTGCTGATGGATCTATCCAGCAAACCGCAACGTCGTCAAGTATCTTACTCTCTAATTTGTCGCTGAGAGCAGAAGTTGGTTTAAATTTACCGTCAGTTTTAGCAGGTTCAtccatggaaatattttttattgatcaTGACACGggtaaaaaaatcaatataaaCACTGACGCCAGCTATTCGTTAAAGTTTGTGAAAGAATATTCCTGCACCTCTTGTGTTGAAACATACAAGAATTGGAGATTACAATCCGTTGTTGCAGAAAAGAAGTCTGGTGCACAGTGTACAAGTGACCCCAAATTCTATGctcgaaattttgatgtgtgTATAG ATCCACAACCTTCATTTGCCTCCCCACTCTCAATTACATCGAACATTGTTACTGGCATGGAAGTTAGAATTACGAATTGTAACTATAAATCACCATATCAATTTACGAATTCGTACTGGTTAAAAGATGGTACGGAAAAGAGAAATGCTAGTACCGGTGATGATGGTGTCataataacaaaattttctGCATTTGGAGATGAAGTTGTAGATCATAGTACTAACTTCCCATCATATAAAGTGAACGACCTTGTTATAAACAGAGCAAGTATAACTGACCAAGGCAGTTACCAATGCGCAATTGAGAGTGGATCGATAAAAGTGATGTCGAAAACAATCTACTTAAAGCtaacag ataTTTCAGAAACAAAGTTTACGATGAACATAATAAATAGAAAATGGAATGAAAAATTAAAGACGAAGAAATCTACTGAGTTTCAGCAACTTGAAACAAGATTGAGAAGAATG ATTGAGGACAAATTAGACGCCAAAGAATGTTGTGGTCCAAAATCAAATCGTTTCATTGAGATTGACAACTTTTCAAA CTCGTCGTCTGTGATCGCACATGGCAAAGTATTGTTTAGCAGCGTCACGTCGCCAACGAGGTTATCATATTGTCACCGTCTACCTAAAATCATCACAGATGGAAACTTTGGTGACTTGAAGGTCCAAGATGTTAATTTACTCAATTTCG atTGTTGCTTGGCTACAACAGAAGGTGATGAGAATTTCAAAGGAAGGTACACATTTCCACCTACATTAGCTGGTACTCACACGAGTCTCAACTGCACGTATGGTTCATATGTTAAAGGACAACAAATTAATCGTAAATGCGTATTTCAAGCAGAAACAGGGTCGAAATGGAGTTCTTTATCATTGGATGTATGTCAACcaaaaacagaaacaacaaaAAGGCTGATTGCGCTTTCAAAT GATACAATAACAGCGGACAACGTAGAAGAGACATCCAGCAATCTCAGTAATACAGTAAGAAATGGAGAATTAACAAATCAATTTGACATCAATTTCATATCTGACATCATCACCACCATCATTGCAGTAAACAGGTCTAATGATCAG GTCACTGGTAATATCTTAGACACGGTTGATTCTGTAATGGAAGCGGATGAAAATTTAATAGTAGCTGCAAATCAACAAGATCAAACATCTGCCAACATTTTAAACCAGTTGGAAAAATTAGCTCAAACCCAAGACTTCTCTAATACAGGAAATCTTaaaatcataaataaaaaacatttagcaATGGGAGTTATTAAACCACGTCAAAACTCCTCTCTCGTGTTTTTCTCTGGAAATACTGGCACAGCGGAAATTAACATCACACAAAATGCTGATTCCAGTTTTTCTGAGTTGTCTAAAGCGGTGTGTATTTTGCCGAAAGAAGTTGTAGCCGAATCGAACGATGAAGCCGTGTATTCGTTTGTTTTTGAAACAgacattttctttttaacaGCGAATAGAAATTTAAGTGCGAATACTTCTAAAGTGCACAGTCTCATATTGTCTGCTTCTGTTGGACGGAGACATTTAGAAAATCTTTCTGTTCCCATAGAGCTGATATTCACTAAGAAAGTGGATATAAGTGGCAAAGAAAAAAGTGTTTGTAAATACTGGGATGCAAGTCTAAACG ACTCTACCACAGGATATCGTAGTGGTGGGTGGTCGACAAGAGGGTGCACGACATCCACTGGTGAGCATCCCAATCAGATAAAATGTAGCTGTAATCACTTGACAAATTTTGCTCTACTACTTGACGTTGATCAGTCTGGCTCAAATCCATTGGCTCTTCAGATTGTTACTTGGATTGGATGTGGAATTTCATTGGCTGGCCTTTTTCTTACAATATTGACATTCACACTGTTTAA GAACCTAAGACGAAAACTCCCACCAAAGATCTTGATAAGTTTGTGTATATCATTGATGGCAGTTCTGGTAATTTTTTTGGCCGGTGCTGAAAAAACTGAACCACGAATCGGATGTCAAGTCATTGCTGCTTTGCTTCATTATTTCATCCTCAGTACGTTCTTTTGGATGGCTGTAGAAGGCTTGAATCTGTACAGAAACTTTGTGAAAGTGTTTAGTGGAGGAGCCAGCAACTCACGATTTCTGCTAAAAGCTTCATTGTTTGCTTGGG gTACGCCCCTTGTTATAACTGGGGCAACTGCTGGTGCAGTTTCTGATTTTCTGGGACCAGCATCAAGTGAGGATCCACAATT TTGCGTATTGAGAGGGACGCCATTTTACTTCGCGCTCATTATACCTATTTGCATCGTAATGGCGGGAAACTTTATTGTTCTCATTCTCGTGATTCGTGGAATTAAAGATggcgcaaaaataaaaaaagaaagcaagaaAGAAGAAAACGAAAAATTAACTCAAGCACGAATCACATTTGCTTGTTCAGTGTTGCTTGGTTCGACATGGCTGTTCGCAGTGCTTGCTGTTGGTGACTTGCGGGATTTCTTTCAGTGGCTGTTCTGTATTTTCAACTCCCTACAAGGcttgtttatatttatattttattgtttccggAATAATGAGGTGAAAAGACATTGGAGAAGATTTTTAGGGGGTCAAGGATTGGGTGAGCAATCAACGTGGAATAAAAGTAAATACAACAGCAGATACACTTCAG cCAGTCGAGTAGCGCAGGGAACATCGTTTTCAAGAACACGAAGTGATGCAAAAGATGAACGTCGTCCGAGTAACGGAAACACAATTCTTCTCAGAGACAAATCGATAAAATAA